AACATCCAATATTCAACATGTCTTCTATCAAGCCCCTCATCCTACACGCCCATACCACCGGCCCCAACCCTTTCAAGGTGGCCATTCTCCTTGAGGCTCTCAACATCCCATACGCCGTCAAGCTCTGGCAGTTTGGAGATGCACCCAATGGTGTCAAGGGTGAACgcttcctcaagatcaaccccaATGGCCGCGTTCCAGCTTTGGAAGATCCCAATACGAATGTAACCAGCTGGGAATCTCTTGCATGCATGAACTACATCCTCCGCGTCTATGATACCGAGAACAAGTTTGGTGCACGACAGGAAGCTGGTGAGCAAGGACGAGCTGATGTCGACGCGTGGACCAGCTTCCTTGTTAGCACTCTCGGGCCATTCTTAGGTAAGCTAACTTTCCAAGAACCCTCACTACTATCTCTCTACGAGGTATATCTAGGCAACACGTCGAAACTAACACTCAGTAGGTCAGTGTAATTGGTTTCGTCATTATAACAACGTCAAGAATGAGAATGCATATGAGAGATATCAAGCCCAGGCCTATCGATGCTTTGGAGTTTTGGAGGAGCAGCTGAAGAAACACGGTGGAGACTGGATCTTGGCCGGGGATAGGCCGAATGTCGTTGACTTTCACTTTGAGCCTTGGATGAGACAGTATGAGTATGCTGGTTTGAGTTTGAATGATTATCCAAAGGTGAAGGCGTGGTTGGATCGTGTCCAGGCGTTGCCTGAGGTGAAACGAGCGTATGAGATGATCAAGGCTGGGGAGGAGGTTTAAACACAACAAGTGTAAAGCGAGATACTTACATTTGTCGAAATACAACCCAATTGTTACGATCTCACGGAAAAATGCCACCACGGATTGTCGACTGTGACGATATCATTGACGGGGTCATCATGCGTAGCGCATATCTTGGTGATTGCTTCATAGTGACGGACTTGGAAAGCAAGAGTGCATAGTTGACAGCTTTGGAGGGACTGGAAGCAGAAAGTTTGGTCTATACAAGTTTGAAAGAGTGGAGGTATAACTATCACTTGTTCTCTTGTGACGACCGCGTATATGGATTCATCATCACCGTCCTCCAAATTTAACGAAGTTGTCACGAGCGAGCGATAGAAACTTTCAGCCACATGTCTCAGCCGCAAATTGCCCTTCTGATAGACACTTTCAATTGGCAAAGCCGCGGAATTGGCCCTCCTGATGTTGACCTAAGACATTTATTGCCCCGAGTCATGTCTCAGGAGCCTTTGCCCCTGGCGCTATAAAATTTTTGGTAGCGCAAGTTTATGGTTGCATGTGCGTCCGTCAGCCACTGGAACCTGTTGCCTATCTCAGAAGGTGGTTGGTTGGTGCTTCTAGCTGAaaagagatgatggcttgCGAGATAGGGGGACACGGAGCTTATCAAGCGCATCCTAACCACATTGAGATTACGGCGTCCTTGAACTGATTGCCTCCTTCACCTGTATGTCCACACACAATCCAAGCCACGTCCGGATTTGCAGAGGAGGTACAGTAGGCATGTAATGCGCTGATCAATGCCGTGTCGTACTGCTGTTCCAGCCAGTTATGCACAGCAGTTCAAGCGCGCCACACTTGCAGTTCTTCTCACCACAAATTGTACATGCTGTTTCAAGAATCCATGTTCATCTTCCTGGCATTGGCGCCAAGTCGATCCGTCAGGATCAGCAAGCGGGCCGAAATCTACGGTCCCACTCGGACTTGACGTTTTGGTATGCAATGGCTATCGATATGTTGTACATCTCTACGGACAGACTCCTTTCAAGGCTCTTGTCAAAGCTATAGGTACCAATTACCATATTTATCTTCTGTTGCGGTACAATACTTTGGCAGGTATGCAGCCGAGGTCTAATTCAGAGGAGGGACTTGTCGAATGCTGTTATCGGATCACTCCGAGCAAGCATGTGCCACGCCATCAAAGCGCTCAGACATGTACAACCCCATCGAGAATAGTGCCGAGTTCTAGCTAAGCCAAGCTTTAAACTCTAAAGTCTAGTGGTTGGTTTCAGTGAAACGTTAAAAGCTAAATGTGCTGCCGTCCGCCAGCGGAattttccttcttcatttACCCATGTCCCCTTCCTGTCGCATCTCTGTTCGGCGGTAGAACCGAGGCTGTGGCCGCCAGCCAAGCATCAATGAATATCAATACTTCTATTGTAGGTTTGTCGAACACATACTACTCAGATTACTTGGGTTCACATTCCTTGGTACTAACTGAACTTGCGTAGGCTATACAAGCAGTACTGCTTGTTTTGGCATTAGCTGTCCTTGTTCTACGAACCTGGGCGCATTACCTCCTTAAGCAGAACTTACTCAACCTGTCGGATATCTTTGCATGGCTAGGATGGGTCTTCAGCTTAGGATGGTTCATCTGCTCAACACTCGCGCTCCAAATCCTCATCGATAACCCCGCGGTCGGAGCAGAACTCGTAGTTAACTCGGTTGAGTACTTAAAAGTATGACGACACAGCGGCTGTGAATGGGAAATCATGATGCTGATAAACTTTCTTACAGACTGTACTGGTAGCTGAGTACTTCTTTGATACTGGGATTTACTTCCCCAAGATATCCATTGTTCTCTTCTACTGGACTTTAATTCCCAGGGTTCTGGAAACCTTGAGAAGAGCATTACTCGGAATCTCGATTTATCTCGGTTGCGCTCTGCTTGCATCGGTTCTTACGAACACTCTCATATGCCTGCCCTTCTCCGATAATTGGTTAGTCCAATTGTAGTCTTGCCAAAGCTCATGAACTGACTGGCATCATCAGGTCTATCGAGAATCAGCTAAAATCAGCGTGGAACTCATATCCTTCCTTCTGTATCCAGTGGGCTCTCAACTTCTCGACGGATTTGCTAAGTATGTTTCGAATGCCTCGTTTACTTTTACGTTTCTAATATGGGCTCAGTATTTATCTATCCATTCTTCCTGCTGAAGCACTTGAGATTGCGAAAAGAACAAAAGATTGGTCTCATTGGCGTCTTTTCCTTGGGAACCATCACATTGATAGTCAGCCTTTCCCGATTCATCGCGTACAATGTGACCGATTTTGAGctcgaagacgaagccgGCAGTACGTTCTGACACCAAAGCCCTCTTTCACATGCACAAGCTGACCTAGTGCATAGATACGTTATCTCTCGCCGAAATGAGTACCGCCGTTATAGTCGTTTGTCTCCCGGGCCTTCGAACATTCATCGTACGGTCGAAAAAGTCTACAAATCGCTCGTCTTCACACCAGCTCAGCGGCTACGGCAACCACACACGGATCGGAGTAGGACAAACATCCAAGACAGGCACACATAAAGGACAAGCCCCGCCATCGTCGTATGCGAAATGGGGCGTTAGAGATGACGAGATCGAGTTGGTAACTCATATACGCGTTTCCCACGAACTGGCGAATCCAGACGCTTGCAGCGCGAGCGAACAAAGCGCAACGAGTCGAAATTTGGGATTATGATCTTCACAATAGAGTTTGGCGTTGGAGGAACTAGATACATGATTTATGAAATAAGAGGTTTTGGGATTCAACAGCATAAATGCACGTGCTATCACACTGGATGCTTCACACACGATGGCTGTTACATATTGGATAAACGAACAGAGTATGATATCATTTGACATGTCTTTGAGAGACCGCGAAGCCTGAAAGTTCCATATTAGACGGAAGATAGGCTCCAATAGTTAGCTCAGAAGTCAGGCCCCTACCGAGAGTAATACTTTACTGACTAATATAAAGAACCTGCCGCCTCTACACCAAGACTACCGAATGCATCTGGGGCCTAACGAATATTAGATCAGACCATCTCCAGCGGCTTCTCCCCTGCCCTCCTGTTATCCTGTGTATTGCCACGCTTGGTGCGATAGGCGGATTGCCCGAAAGGCATCTGTAATCACCGTTTGCTCTATTACAGCAATATTGAAATACTTCTGCCATGGAAAAGGGGGGCAATGGACTAAATAAGCTTGAATTTAAAACTGTATACTAGGCTTGAGTCATAAGAATCTACCTATCATTGTTCTCACAACTGAAGGCTCCTCCAATAAGTCCCTGTGAATAAGCATCGATGATGTTTTGAATAACACCATAAGTTCCACCAATAGTCAAGAACACAGAAAGCGCAATCATCAACCAGTTCAGATAGTAAACAATAACCTGCCACATCTTTCCCTTTCGATAGTGCTGGTGATCGTACACCCAAAGATATCCAGGCAGACCGAGTGCGAGAGGTGAAAAGGTTAGACTTCCTGCGAGAGCCAGGAGGTAGTTGAAGATAGGGATTCCAGAAGCGAGGAGGAACGAAACAGCCGACATGGCAGTAGTGCATCCCAGCCAAACTGCCCAGTGGACCACGGTGTTCTTCTGGAAGTGCTCTGAGTGTCGAAGGAGTCGAACGAAGAGGTACTTAGCTGCGACGTGGACATACAGACAGGCACTGACAAGGAGACCAGTGAGGCCAATACCATAAGCGACCTTCTTGATGGTTGGGCCTGCACTTCCTAGAGATGGCGAAGCAACCCATTGACCGCAATACTTGTAGACGACAAGCGAGAAAGTCAGGTATGAAGCAGTGACGATACCCATGCAGAGGTAGACGGCCTTGTTGTAGTCTCGAGGTCGGCGCATCTCAGAGATGACTGGCAGGAAGGCGGAAGTTCCAGCACCACTGCAGAAGATTGTAGAGACTGACGTGATGGCCGCAACAAAAGTGGGATGGCCGATAACATGGTAGCCGAAGTCGTAGTCTCCGGTTtgaggagcagcagcaggtcGATCGAGGGTTGTAACGCCGACGCTAAGAAATGTcagagggaaaaaaaagaataaggGATGTGAGAGACTTACACGACGATGAAAACAGCGACGTAAACTGTCAAAAAACCAGCCCAGGTGAGCCAAGCAATGTTCTCAAACTTGCGGACACTAGCAAGAATAAGAACAGCAATGGTCGCCACTAACATGAACCAA
Above is a window of Fusarium oxysporum Fo47 chromosome XII, complete sequence DNA encoding:
- a CDS encoding transmembrane amino acid transporter protein-domain-containing protein, which produces MSSSEGEKGEKQSGGMLSNGSIELGRQEGVDDGEVFQKIPGKVDFRTVGWIQASVIFLKVIFATGVLTIPSAMFVLGALPGAINVLGWQGLNTYCAIVQGNFRNRHAGCHSIADMANVVGGTWLKVTVSEVVGVLFLVTYAIVGASGIFGTSVALNVLSNHAICTNWFMLVATIAVLILASVRKFENIAWLTWAGFLTVYVAVFIVVVGVTTLDRPAAAPQTGDYDFGYHVIGHPTFVAAITSVSTIFCSGAGTSAFLPVISEMRRPRDYNKAVYLCMGIVTASYLTFSLVVYKYCGQWVASPSLGSAGPTIKKVAYGIGLTGLLVSACLYVHVAAKYLFVRLLRHSEHFQKNTVVHWAVWLGCTTAMSAVSFLLASGIPIFNYLLALAGSLTFSPLALGLPGYLWVYDHQHYRKGKMWQVIVYYLNWLMIALSVFLTIGGTYGVIQNIIDAYSQGLIGGAFSCENNDR
- a CDS encoding glutathione S-transferase, giving the protein MSSIKPLILHAHTTGPNPFKVAILLEALNIPYAVKLWQFGDAPNGVKGERFLKINPNGRVPALEDPNTNVTSWESLACMNYILRVYDTENKFGARQEAGEQGRADVDAWTSFLVSTLGPFLGQCNWFRHYNNVKNENAYERYQAQAYRCFGVLEEQLKKHGGDWILAGDRPNVVDFHFEPWMRQYEYAGLSLNDYPKVKAWLDRVQALPEVKRAYEMIKAGEEV